A single region of the Pseudomonadota bacterium genome encodes:
- a CDS encoding ATP-grasp domain-containing protein yields MNRQALHATVAVTGLNATDSPAPGTGVIRCLRADPGWRGRIVGLAYDALDTAVYDASLVDEAHLIPYPAAGCTAVLTRLLEVHGRTPIDVLLPTLDTELSNMVAIAPELERCGIATLLPRAESLRLTSKLELDAFCRTHGLRSPPTVVLEGPRHLEALPFAYPIAVKGAWHGAEIARGPEEAAHAYARIRKRWGSPVLAQQVVEGEEYDVLMLGDGAGRLIGSVAMRKMGVTDSGKAWSAVTVSDTALHQLAERAFAALGWRGALELELIRDEVTGAYHLIEINPRFPAWCYLSVGAGANLAAALVRIALGETVEPFGQARAGVAFVRHAVDLICSLTTLEQLVTRGSIYHDRGASSDA; encoded by the coding sequence GTGAACCGTCAGGCCCTTCACGCCACGGTTGCCGTGACCGGACTGAACGCTACCGACAGCCCGGCCCCGGGCACGGGCGTGATCCGCTGCCTGCGCGCAGATCCGGGATGGCGGGGGCGAATCGTCGGTCTGGCCTATGACGCGCTCGATACCGCGGTGTACGATGCATCGCTGGTCGACGAGGCGCATCTCATCCCGTACCCCGCTGCGGGGTGCACGGCGGTTCTCACGCGCCTGCTCGAGGTGCACGGCCGAACCCCCATCGATGTTCTGCTGCCGACCCTCGACACTGAGCTGTCGAACATGGTGGCCATCGCCCCAGAGCTCGAGCGCTGCGGCATCGCCACGCTGCTCCCACGCGCTGAATCGCTGCGCCTGACCTCGAAGCTCGAGCTCGATGCCTTCTGCCGAACCCACGGCTTGCGCTCTCCGCCCACCGTGGTTCTCGAGGGACCTCGACACCTCGAGGCGCTCCCATTCGCCTATCCCATTGCGGTGAAGGGGGCCTGGCACGGGGCCGAGATCGCTCGCGGCCCCGAAGAGGCTGCGCACGCGTACGCCCGCATCCGCAAGCGCTGGGGCAGCCCCGTTCTGGCCCAGCAGGTCGTGGAGGGCGAGGAGTACGACGTGCTCATGCTGGGCGACGGCGCGGGTCGCCTGATCGGGTCGGTGGCCATGCGCAAGATGGGAGTCACCGATTCGGGGAAGGCGTGGTCGGCGGTGACGGTGAGCGATACGGCCCTCCATCAGCTGGCGGAGCGCGCGTTTGCCGCCCTCGGATGGCGTGGCGCGCTCGAGCTCGAGCTCATCCGCGACGAAGTGACGGGCGCCTATCACCTCATCGAGATCAATCCGCGATTCCCGGCGTGGTGCTATCTGTCGGTCGGGGCAGGCGCGAATCTCGCCGCGGCCCTCGTGCGCATCGCGCTTGGGGAGACGGTGGAGCCTTTCGGGCAGGCGCGGGCCGGGGTCGCATTCGTGCGGCACGCTGTCGACCTCATCTGCTCGCTCACGACGCTCGAGCAGCTCGTGACGCGGGGGAGCATCTATCACGACCGAGGAGCCTCGTCTGATGCGTGA
- a CDS encoding PqqD family protein, which produces MVPPHRAEHRVSRRWRVAGRTVKGIGPPRGDALDAPWGGEGPWLSENGFLFDPVRGVSYSTNAVGALIYRLLAAGKGLQAVVDAVVERFEVDPSTARRDAEAFISQMRAAGLQ; this is translated from the coding sequence ATGGTTCCCCCGCACCGCGCAGAGCACAGGGTTTCCCGTCGCTGGCGTGTGGCAGGGCGAACCGTGAAGGGAATCGGCCCCCCTCGTGGTGACGCGCTCGATGCACCCTGGGGAGGGGAGGGACCGTGGCTCTCAGAGAACGGCTTTCTCTTCGACCCGGTGAGAGGGGTCTCGTACAGCACCAACGCTGTTGGCGCGCTCATCTATCGGCTGCTTGCCGCGGGCAAGGGGCTGCAGGCGGTCGTCGACGCCGTTGTGGAGCGATTCGAGGTCGACCCCTCGACCGCGCGACGCGATGCCGAGGCGTTCATCAGCCAGATGCGCGCCGCTGGCCTTCAGTGA
- a CDS encoding tetratricopeptide repeat protein produces the protein MKRIVLIVSLLLTFAQMRFGVAQAAVDRAETMRQANDAYRQGRFDAAAEGYRALVADGVDDATVWYNLGNAYAQGDDVGRARACYERALRLSPRDPDLRANASSLHDRAVDHEPDEDLLTASAHAFTRNELAVVASAAWFACCGSLALWLRRRSEGLAWSGAASAMLLVVAGGLLLVRVTEPARAVVVPGEVKLLNGPGREYSVGVSLHAGTRIEVLASEGDWREVGAFHRVKGWVRAEQIETI, from the coding sequence ATGAAGCGCATCGTCTTGATCGTCAGTCTGCTGCTCACCTTCGCACAGATGCGTTTCGGCGTCGCCCAGGCCGCGGTTGATCGCGCAGAGACGATGCGCCAGGCCAACGACGCCTATCGCCAGGGGCGCTTCGACGCGGCCGCCGAGGGCTATCGCGCGCTGGTGGCCGATGGCGTCGACGATGCGACGGTGTGGTACAACCTCGGGAACGCCTACGCCCAGGGCGATGACGTGGGGCGTGCACGTGCCTGTTACGAGCGCGCCCTGCGGCTCTCGCCCCGCGACCCCGATCTGCGCGCCAACGCTTCGTCGCTGCACGACCGCGCGGTCGACCACGAGCCAGACGAGGATCTGCTCACCGCTTCGGCGCACGCCTTCACGCGCAACGAGCTGGCCGTCGTTGCCTCCGCGGCCTGGTTTGCCTGCTGCGGGTCTCTGGCGCTCTGGCTGCGGCGGCGCAGTGAGGGACTGGCCTGGTCTGGCGCAGCCAGCGCGATGCTGCTCGTGGTTGCGGGTGGCCTGCTGCTCGTTCGCGTCACTGAGCCTGCGCGGGCCGTCGTGGTCCCCGGAGAGGTGAAGCTCCTCAACGGTCCGGGGCGCGAGTACAGCGTGGGTGTCTCGCTTCACGCGGGCACGCGGATCGAGGTCCTTGCGTCGGAAGGGGATTGGCGAGAGGTGGGCGCTTTCCATCGCGTGAAGGGATGGGTGCGGGCCGAGCAGATCGAGACCATCTGA
- a CDS encoding protein BatD: protein MRRASSSTTTRRSGRQRRSRPPPPPIAPARAARRGRRLSAMRRLLAALTLLLAMMSVRAAHAADARIDAAVDRNRVSVGETITLQVTVSGDGQLETPHLPELPAFTVYAAGQSQNMSVINGDVSTSITQTYLLTPRRAGRFTIGPIHLQTPQGSAFSAPLQIEVTNDNAGTRPPTRSGPGVTGLPNGFPRVARPPQIPGFPQVPGFPGVPGFPGQPSGGRPREPEGRGPAFVTAQVDTPTPVVGQAMIYTLDFYHTPGVSLSRQAQYPNTTGFLTEDQAPERTFTRVVDGRTYTVNEVRIAMYPSAEGHFEIGAARLYCKVPVHLGDDDFDSILTTTTEKELEAAAIPVDVRPLPEGRPADFTGGVGRFTVSARLDDAASARVGQALNLELTVRGEGGMNMMQPPRLPAMPGFRVTDPVPARAAAKSGERIFTAVLVPSSSGPATIPSVSLSYYDPKAKAYKTASTAPIAITVAPGAQGGAPASPAAAPSGAEKPDPRGLRPIHEGGALSSATDLLRSPGFLGAQAIPLVLLAVAFVLWGPRPRWRARRERRGDALRRAQGQLRTVSRLDSISPVLYAYLTEKLGSSASGMPTRDLLVALRARGVSQEECDALSQLLAAAEQARYAPMQPSAPASITHVEQLLAQLERSLS, encoded by the coding sequence ATGCGGCGCGCATCCTCCAGTACTACAACGAGAAGGAGCGGCAGGCAAAGACGAAGTCGACCCCCGCCGCCCCCTATCGCCCCAGCGCGGGCAGCGAGACGTGGTAGGAGGTTGAGCGCGATGAGACGACTTCTTGCAGCCCTGACCCTTCTTCTGGCAATGATGTCCGTGCGTGCGGCTCACGCTGCCGATGCGCGAATCGACGCGGCGGTTGATCGCAACCGGGTCAGCGTGGGAGAGACCATCACGCTCCAGGTGACGGTGAGCGGCGATGGTCAGCTCGAAACCCCCCACCTGCCGGAACTGCCGGCCTTCACTGTGTACGCCGCTGGTCAATCACAGAACATGTCGGTCATCAATGGCGACGTGTCCACCTCGATCACCCAGACCTATCTCCTCACGCCGCGGCGCGCGGGGCGCTTCACCATCGGCCCCATCCACCTCCAGACCCCACAGGGGTCTGCCTTCAGCGCGCCGCTCCAGATCGAGGTGACCAACGACAACGCCGGCACGCGACCGCCCACGCGGAGCGGTCCGGGCGTGACGGGCCTTCCCAACGGCTTCCCACGTGTGGCACGACCCCCACAGATCCCTGGGTTCCCCCAGGTTCCCGGGTTCCCCGGGGTCCCCGGTTTCCCGGGCCAGCCTTCCGGCGGTCGCCCCAGGGAACCAGAAGGACGCGGTCCCGCCTTTGTCACCGCCCAGGTCGACACGCCTACGCCCGTGGTGGGGCAGGCCATGATCTACACCCTCGACTTCTATCACACGCCTGGCGTGAGTCTCAGCCGTCAGGCGCAGTACCCCAACACCACGGGTTTCCTCACCGAGGACCAGGCGCCGGAGCGAACGTTCACGCGGGTGGTTGACGGCCGCACCTACACGGTGAACGAGGTGCGCATCGCGATGTACCCGTCGGCCGAAGGTCACTTCGAGATCGGGGCCGCTCGTCTGTACTGCAAGGTTCCCGTTCACCTGGGAGATGACGACTTCGACAGCATCCTCACGACCACGACCGAGAAGGAGCTCGAGGCGGCCGCCATCCCGGTCGATGTCCGCCCGCTCCCCGAGGGACGTCCCGCGGATTTCACGGGGGGCGTGGGGCGCTTCACCGTCTCGGCGCGTCTCGATGACGCCGCTTCGGCCCGCGTCGGGCAGGCTCTCAACCTCGAGCTCACGGTTCGAGGAGAGGGGGGCATGAACATGATGCAGCCCCCCAGGCTCCCCGCCATGCCAGGCTTCCGCGTCACCGACCCCGTGCCCGCAAGAGCAGCGGCCAAGAGCGGAGAGCGCATCTTCACCGCCGTGCTGGTGCCGTCGAGCAGCGGTCCGGCAACGATTCCGAGCGTCTCGCTGTCGTACTACGACCCGAAGGCCAAGGCCTACAAGACTGCATCCACCGCTCCCATCGCCATCACGGTGGCGCCCGGCGCGCAAGGGGGCGCGCCCGCGTCGCCCGCGGCAGCGCCGTCTGGTGCGGAGAAGCCCGACCCGAGAGGGCTGCGCCCGATTCATGAGGGTGGGGCGCTCTCGTCGGCCACAGACCTGCTGCGCTCTCCTGGTTTCCTCGGCGCGCAGGCCATTCCGCTCGTGCTGCTGGCTGTGGCGTTCGTCCTCTGGGGGCCGCGACCCCGATGGCGCGCGCGGCGTGAGCGTCGCGGCGACGCCCTGCGACGGGCACAGGGCCAGCTTCGAACGGTCTCGCGGCTCGACAGCATCTCTCCGGTGCTGTACGCCTACCTCACCGAGAAGCTGGGGTCGTCAGCGTCGGGCATGCCGACCCGCGACCTGCTGGTGGCGCTGCGTGCCCGCGGCGTTTCGCAGGAGGAGTGCGACGCGCTCTCGCAGCTTCTGGCGGCGGCGGAGCAGGCGCGCTACGCGCCGATGCAGCCGTCGGCTCCGGCCTCCATCACCCACGTCGAGCAGCTGCTCGCGCAGCTCGAGAGGAGCCTGTCATGA
- a CDS encoding tetratricopeptide repeat protein encodes MKPKSSRINVLMGLCVIASAAACSPALGAPATPVAAPPAGQPASSSTADPGMTTPVAQVRYVRAMQRGRSAFDRGEYPTALEAFKEALSLRPNAADALDAMGQAQYRAGSFVEAQQSFQKAVDTGSSATRSRAAYHMGNALYKQGKLQESAEAYKRALRFNEKDDDARHNLQVVLDQLKQQKNDQQKNDQKQADSGKKNDQQKNDQKQADNGKKNDQQKNDQKQADSGKKGDKQKNDQKQADSGKKGDKQKNDQKQADSGKKGDKQKGDQKQADSGKKGDQQKGDPKQAAGSGKKGVAASGRPGQQGGMSTDDAARILQYYNEKERQAKTKSTPAAPYRPSAGSETW; translated from the coding sequence ATGAAACCGAAGTCGAGTCGGATCAATGTCTTGATGGGGCTGTGCGTCATCGCATCGGCCGCAGCCTGCTCGCCGGCGCTGGGCGCTCCCGCGACACCGGTCGCCGCACCCCCTGCTGGCCAACCCGCCTCTTCGTCGACGGCGGATCCGGGAATGACGACGCCCGTTGCGCAGGTCCGCTATGTGCGGGCCATGCAGCGGGGCAGGTCAGCCTTCGATCGGGGGGAGTACCCCACCGCCCTCGAGGCTTTCAAGGAGGCGCTTTCCCTTCGTCCGAACGCCGCTGATGCACTCGATGCCATGGGCCAGGCGCAGTACCGCGCCGGCAGCTTTGTCGAGGCCCAGCAGAGCTTTCAGAAAGCCGTCGATACGGGCTCGAGCGCCACCCGCTCGCGTGCCGCCTATCACATGGGGAACGCCCTCTACAAGCAGGGAAAGCTCCAGGAGTCAGCAGAGGCGTACAAACGCGCGCTGCGCTTCAATGAGAAGGACGACGACGCGCGTCACAACCTGCAGGTGGTTCTCGATCAGCTCAAGCAGCAGAAGAACGATCAGCAGAAGAACGATCAGAAGCAGGCTGACAGCGGCAAGAAGAACGACCAGCAGAAGAACGATCAGAAGCAGGCTGACAACGGCAAGAAGAACGACCAGCAGAAGAACGACCAGAAGCAGGCCGACAGCGGCAAGAAGGGCGACAAGCAGAAGAACGACCAGAAGCAGGCTGACAGCGGCAAGAAGGGCGACAAGCAGAAGAACGATCAGAAGCAGGCTGACAGCGGCAAGAAGGGCGACAAGCAGAAGGGCGACCAGAAGCAGGCCGACAGCGGCAAGAAGGGCGACCAGCAGAAGGGCGACCCCAAGCAGGCGGCCGGCAGCGGCAAGAAGGGCGTGGCCGCGTCGGGTAGACCGGGTCAGCAGGGGGGCATGTCGACCGACGATGCGGCGCGCATCCTCCAGTACTACAACGAGAAGGAGCGGCAGGCAAAGACGAAGTCGACCCCCGCCGCCCCCTATCGCCCCAGCGCGGGCAGCGAGACGTGGTAG
- a CDS encoding VWA domain-containing protein — MHFADPHQLWWLAAVLALAVFAWHREGVRARVIASFAQAPMLARLAADYSRRRALLKTSLVIVSLALLALAAAGPQWGSRMVTVERQGVDVVFAVDCSSSMNAKDVKPSRLELARQQLGQLAHQLEGNRLGLVGFAGSAFPFCPLTLDVSATRLFLEQLDPQALPIPGTSLGDALRASLQTFPKGDPNKKVIVLLTDGEDHHSDPIGVAKEAAKAGVTVHTVGIGNPNGEPIPEQQADGRVDFVRDASGKVVMSRLDESTLRDIAKLTGGTYVHVDGSSADALSPIFSAVSGAEKHLLEETMHRRYVDRYQWFVLVALVLIALERTVSTRRPTRVAASARGAVS; from the coding sequence ATGCACTTCGCCGATCCCCATCAGCTCTGGTGGCTGGCAGCGGTACTTGCCCTCGCGGTCTTCGCCTGGCATCGCGAGGGGGTGCGCGCCCGCGTCATCGCCTCCTTCGCCCAGGCCCCCATGCTGGCGCGGCTCGCGGCCGACTACAGCCGTCGTCGTGCCCTGTTGAAGACGTCTCTCGTCATCGTGTCGCTTGCGCTGCTCGCCCTGGCCGCGGCCGGTCCCCAGTGGGGGTCGCGCATGGTCACCGTGGAGCGCCAGGGGGTCGACGTGGTGTTCGCGGTCGATTGCTCCTCGTCGATGAATGCGAAGGATGTGAAGCCGAGCCGTCTCGAGCTTGCGCGTCAGCAGCTCGGGCAGCTGGCCCATCAGCTCGAGGGGAACCGTCTCGGGCTGGTGGGATTCGCCGGCAGCGCTTTCCCTTTCTGTCCGCTCACCCTCGATGTGTCGGCCACCCGTCTGTTCCTCGAGCAGCTCGACCCGCAGGCGCTCCCCATCCCGGGCACGTCGCTGGGGGATGCCCTCCGCGCGTCGCTCCAGACCTTCCCGAAAGGGGATCCGAACAAGAAGGTCATCGTGCTCCTCACCGATGGCGAGGACCATCACAGCGACCCCATCGGGGTCGCAAAGGAGGCGGCCAAGGCCGGTGTCACCGTTCACACCGTTGGCATCGGCAATCCGAACGGGGAGCCCATCCCTGAGCAGCAGGCCGACGGGCGCGTCGATTTCGTGCGTGATGCCAGTGGCAAGGTGGTCATGAGCCGCCTCGACGAGAGCACGCTGCGTGACATCGCCAAGCTGACCGGTGGAACCTACGTGCACGTCGACGGGTCTTCCGCCGATGCGCTGTCGCCCATCTTCAGCGCGGTGAGCGGCGCGGAGAAGCATCTGCTCGAGGAGACCATGCATCGGCGCTACGTCGATCGCTATCAGTGGTTCGTTCTCGTTGCCCTCGTCCTGATTGCGCTGGAGCGAACCGTTTCGACGCGACGCCCGACCCGTGTTGCCGCGTCTGCGAGAGGAGCCGTGTCATGA